One Stigmatopora argus isolate UIUO_Sarg chromosome 12, RoL_Sarg_1.0, whole genome shotgun sequence genomic window carries:
- the LOC144085830 gene encoding junctophilin-1-like isoform X1 — translation MTGGRFDFDDGGTYCGGWEEGKAHGHGVCTGPKGQGEYSGCWSNGFEVVGVYTWPSGNLYRGYWTQGKRHGLGVESKGKWIYRGEWAHGFKGRYGVRQSLGTPARYEGTWTNGLQDGYGVETYSDGGTYQGQWTGGTRHGYGVRQSVPYGVASVIRSPLRTSLASLRSERSDGALLRDGAYDGPAGARGGFVLNFHSDGGEASEKKKGGLFRRGSLLGSLQRLRKSDSRSSISSKRSSARSESAMSRISSSDANSAISFGDGDPADGDDLTLEDNVDAGTTESYAGEWKNDKRNGFGVSRRSNGMKYEGEWLNNKRHGYGRTVFPDGGGEEEGKYKNNVLARGVRRHLFPMKNAKSKQKVARAVEGAARAAAVAATKVEIAVSRTSHARVKAEAADQAAQSASQDSEVARIVARELSPAFHQPGPDYVRQKYNEPLEARDVQEETKREKSPSGSPHFYRKGTTPTHSPCPSPTPSPTPARKASVGDVAQAKPPGKVNKGPTAEPSTQGMTKAASKVSLGKEVRQPAPANSSYPNNGQIHSQYHGYYVKDVKTLPPPEEPVDGEDDFHPSSLARLPPPAKPLWAAPPKASPLPSPSPVATKDNAKAPEASKPKGAESHKPKSLAETKKASMEMNPEIAEDESGPNSVLVALVMLLNVGLALIFVHFLT, via the exons atgaCGGGGGGTCGCTTCGACTTCGACGACGGCGGCACCTACTGCGGAGGCTGGGAGGAGGGCAAGGCCCACGGCCACGGCGTGTGCACGGGCCCCAAGGGCCAGGGCGAGTACTCGGGCTGCTGGTCCAACGGCTTCGAGGTGGTGGGCGTGTACACCTGGCCCAGCGGCAACCTGTACCGGGGCTACTGGACTCAGGGCAAGCGCCACGGGCTGGGCGTGGAGAGCAAGGGCAAGTGGATTTACCGCGGAGAGTGGGCGCACGGCTTCAAGGGCCGCTACGGCGTCAGGCAGAGCCTGGGCACGCCGGCCAGGTACGAGGGCACCTGGACCAATGGGCTGCAGGACGGATATGGCGTGGAAACCTACTCGGATGGAG GTACCTACCAGGGCCAGTGGACGGGCGGCACGCGTCACGGCTACGGCGTCCGCCAGAGCGTCCCCTACGGCGTGGCCTCGGTCATCCGCTCGCCGTTGAGGACCTCGCTGGCCTCCCTGCGCAGCGAGCGCAGCGACGGCGCGCTCTTGCGCGACGGCGCCTACGACGGCCCCGCCGGCGCCCGCGGCGGCTTCGTGCTCAACTTCCACTCGGACGGCGGCGAAGCTAGCGAGAAAAAGAAGGGGGGTCTCTTCCGGCGCGGCTCGCTGTTGGGCAGCCTGCAACGCTTGCGCAAGTCCGACTCGCGCTCGTCCATCTCCAGTAAGCGCAGCTCGGCACGTAGCGAAAGCGCCATGAGTCGTATCAGTTCCAGTGACGCTAATTCCGCCATCAGCTTCGGCGACGGCGACCCGGCCGACGGCGACGACTTGACCCTAGAGGACAATGTGGACGCCGGCACCACCGAGTCGTACGCCGGCGAGTGGAAGAACGACAAGCGCAACGGCTTCGGCGTCTCGCGGCGCTCCAACGGCATGAAGTACGAAGGGGAGTGGCTGAACAACAAGCGCCACGGCTACGGCCGCACCGTCTTccccgacggcggcggcgaagaGGAGGGCAAGTACAAGAACAACGTGCTGGCCCGGGGCGTCCGCCGCCACTTGTTCCCGATGAAGAACGCCAAGAGCAAGCAGAAGGTGGCGCGGGCCGTGGAGGGAGCGGCCAGGGCCGCCGCCGTGGCCGCCACCAAAGTGGAGATCGCCGTCTCCAG GACGTCGCACGCACGGGTCAAAGCCGAGGCGGCGGATCAGGCCGCGCAGTCGGCGAGCCAAGACTCCGAGGTGGCCAGGATCGTGGCCAGAGAACTCTCGCCGGCCTTCCATCAACCAG GGCCGGACTACGTTCGTCAGAAATACAACGAGCCGCTGGAAGCCAGGGACGTCCAAGAGGAGACGAAAAGGGAGAAAAGTCCATCGGGCAGCCCGCATTTCTACCGCAAAGGCACCACGCCCACGCATTCGCCGTGCCCCAGCCCCACCCCCTCGCCCACGCCGGCCAGGAAAGCGTCAGTTGGCGACGTGGCTCAAGCAAAGCCTCCTGGGAAAGTCAACAAAGGTCCGACAGCTGAGCCTTCCACCCAAG GGATGACTAAGGCGGCGTCAAAAGTCTCTCTGGGAAAAGAAGTGAGGCAACCTGCACCAGCCAACAGCAGTTACCCCAACAACGGGCAGATCCACTCCCAATACCACGGCTACTACGTCAAGGACGTGAAAACGCTCCCGCCGCCCGAAGAACCCGTGGACGGCGAAGACGATTTCCACCCGTCCAGCCTGGCGCGCCTGCCGCCCCCCGCCAAGCCACTTTGGGCGGCGCCGCCCAAAGCCTCGCCCCTCCCCAGTCCGTCTCCGGTGGCGACGAAAGACAACGCCAAAGCTCCGGAGGCGTCCAAGCCGAAAGGCGCCGAGTCCCACAAACCAAAGTCTTTGGCGGAAACCAAAAAAGCCAGCATGGAAATGAACCCCGAAATCGCCGAAGACGAGTCG GGTCCCAACTCCGTTTTGGTGGCTCTGGTGATGCTCTTAAATGTTGGCCTAGCCcttatttttgtccatttccTCACCTGA
- the LOC144085830 gene encoding junctophilin-1-like isoform X2, translating into MTGGRFDFDDGGTYCGGWEEGKAHGHGVCTGPKGQGEYSGCWSNGFEVVGVYTWPSGNLYRGYWTQGKRHGLGVESKGKWIYRGEWAHGFKGRYGVRQSLGTPARYEGTWTNGLQDGYGVETYSDGGTYQGQWTGGTRHGYGVRQSVPYGVASVIRSPLRTSLASLRSERSDGALLRDGAYDGPAGARGGFVLNFHSDGGEASEKKKGGLFRRGSLLGSLQRLRKSDSRSSISTSATATRPTATT; encoded by the exons atgaCGGGGGGTCGCTTCGACTTCGACGACGGCGGCACCTACTGCGGAGGCTGGGAGGAGGGCAAGGCCCACGGCCACGGCGTGTGCACGGGCCCCAAGGGCCAGGGCGAGTACTCGGGCTGCTGGTCCAACGGCTTCGAGGTGGTGGGCGTGTACACCTGGCCCAGCGGCAACCTGTACCGGGGCTACTGGACTCAGGGCAAGCGCCACGGGCTGGGCGTGGAGAGCAAGGGCAAGTGGATTTACCGCGGAGAGTGGGCGCACGGCTTCAAGGGCCGCTACGGCGTCAGGCAGAGCCTGGGCACGCCGGCCAGGTACGAGGGCACCTGGACCAATGGGCTGCAGGACGGATATGGCGTGGAAACCTACTCGGATGGAG GTACCTACCAGGGCCAGTGGACGGGCGGCACGCGTCACGGCTACGGCGTCCGCCAGAGCGTCCCCTACGGCGTGGCCTCGGTCATCCGCTCGCCGTTGAGGACCTCGCTGGCCTCCCTGCGCAGCGAGCGCAGCGACGGCGCGCTCTTGCGCGACGGCGCCTACGACGGCCCCGCCGGCGCCCGCGGCGGCTTCGTGCTCAACTTCCACTCGGACGGCGGCGAAGCTAGCGAGAAAAAGAAGGGGGGTCTCTTCCGGCGCGGCTCGCTGTTGGGCAGCCTGCAACGCTTGCGCAAGTCCGACTCGCGCTCGTCCATCTCCA CTTCGGCGACGGCGACCCGGCCGACGGCGACGACTTGA
- the LOC144085860 gene encoding cadherin-12-like, with amino-acid sequence MIKWEHAAVFLLCSCFLLDGAPADRRCPRPRWRKKGGARHAPRIKRGWVWNQFFVLEEYTGSEAQYVGKLHTEMDRGDRQVRYSLSGEGAGSIFTIHPITGDIHVLVGLDREEKSEYILKAQAKDVATGLPLEPESEFVIKVQDVNDNQPRFPHEPYMAVVPEMSPAGTFVTQVTATDADDPAYGKSAQMVYVLLRGQPYFFIERKSGVIRTAVANMDRETKDQYLVVVQATDMGGQLGGLAATVAVNVTLGDVNDNPPRFAKNIFHLAVAETAAVGSVVGRIRADDPDAEQNARVAYSVLPGEEADMFDVVSEAQSQEGVVVLKKCPDFETKKSHVFRVQASNPHVDPRFLHLGPFRDWATVKVEVVDAEEPPVFTPGFYWLDAYEDTPSGSVIGSVTAHDLDAGSSAVRYSLEWHGDPDSFFDIDTIDGTIFLNDVLDREERSQHNISVVAVKVLNPLLSTKVLVTVNVLDVNEFPPKLQFQSDTLVCETSQAGKVIQTVSAVDLDLPAISPRFFFKTPKDLHKRMFNVRDYGNNTAGIVTRRSGIQHGGPDFYVLPVVVEDSGYPVRSSTSTLTFRVCLCGTDGSSLACSARGVLLAAGLGAGSIVVVVVVGVLLCALLFFVMARRRRRRGETAATSKDDIRDNVVHYDDEGGGEEDTGAFDMGALRDTRPERAPTDSRFKSKYGHGVLMHLWSGDDRVKTPDIHRQTAGAISPAEGRSPPLARFGATPTKREAAREVAGERGSRARSAYDSEGHGSLASSLCSLAQSWAVDDLGDLSSLGDWGRSLKSLAGIFGRPSEES; translated from the exons ATGATCAAATGGGAACACGCCGCCGTCTTTCTCTTGTGCTCCTGCTTCCTGTTGGACGGCGCCCCCGCCGACCGTCGCTGTCCTCGGCCGCGGTGGCGAAAAAAAGGCGGGGCCAGGCATGCTCCGCGTATCAAACGCGGTTGGGTCTGGAACCAATTCTTCGTGCTGGAAGAATACACCGGCTCGGAAGCGCAGTACGTCGGGAAG CTCCACACGGAGATGGACCGTGGTGACCGGCAAGTGAGGTACAGCCTCTCGGGGGAAGGAGCCGGCTCCATCTTTACCATCCATCCAATCACAGGAGACATACACGTCCTCGTCGGCCTCGACAG AGAAGAAAAGTCGGAGTACATCCTAAAAGCCCAAGCCAAGGACGTGGCAACGGGTCTCCCGTTGGAGCCCGAGTCGGAATTTGTCATCAAGGTGCAGGACGTCAATGACAACCAACCCCGCTTTCCCCACGAACCGTACATGGCCGTCGTGCCCGAGATGTCGCCCGCAG GGACATTTGTGACCCAGGTGACAGCCACGGACGCAGACGACCCCGCGTACGGAAAGAGCGCGCAGATGGTCTACGTCCTCCTTCGCGGTCAGCCCTACTTTTTCATCGAGCGCAAGTCAG GGGTCATTCGGACAGCCGTGGCCAACATGGACCGCGAGACCAAGGACCAGTACCTGGTCGTCGTCCAGGCCACGGATATGGGCGGACAACTGGGCGGACTGGCCGCCACGGTCGCCGTCAACGTCACGCTGGGCGACGTCAACGACAACCCGCCGCGTTTTGCAAAGA ATATTTTTCACCTGGCCGTGGCCGAAACAGCGGCGGTGGGTTCCGTCGTGGGGCGGATTCGGGCCGACGACCCGGACGCCGAGCAAAACGCCAGGGTGGCCTATTCCGTTCTACCCGGAGAGGAGGCGGACATGTTTGACGTGGTCTCCGAGGCCCAAAGTCAAGAAGGCGTTGTGGTCCTGAAAAAG TGTCCGGACTTTGAGACAAAAAAGTCCCACGTTTTCCGGGTGCAAGCCTCCAACCCGCACGTGGATCCCCGTTTCCTGCACTTGGGGCCTTTCCGAGACTGGGCCACGGTCAAAGTGGAGGTGGTGGACGCGGAGGAGCCTCCCGTTTTCACGCCAGGCTTCTACTGGCTGGACGCGTACGAGGACACGCCGTCGGGGAGCGTCATCGGCTCCGTTACGGCCCACGACCTGGACGCCGGCAGCAGCGCGGTCAG GTATTCACTGGAATGGCATGGAGATCCCGACAGCTTTTTCGACATCGACACCATCGACGGCACCATTTTCTTAAACGACGTGTTGGACCGAGAAGAAAGATCTCAGCACAACATCAGCGTGGTGGCCGTCAAAGTTT TAAACCCTCTGCTGTCCACCAAAGTCTTGGTGACGGTCAACGTCCTGGATGTCAACGAGTTTCCCCCCAAACTGCAATTTCAGTCCGATACGTTGGTGTGCGAAACCTCGCAGGCTGGAAAG GTGATTCAGACGGTCAGCGCTGTGGACTTGGACCTTCCGGCCATCTCTCCGAGGTTTTTCTTCAAGACCCCGAAGGATCTTCACAAGAGAATGTTCAACGTTCGAGATTATGGAA acaaCACAGCTGGCATAGTGACCCGACGCTCTGGAATCCAGCACGGGGGGCCGGATTTCTACGTCCTACCCGTGGTGGTGGAGGACAGTGGATATCCCGTGCGGAGCAGCACGTCCACCCTCACGTTCCGAGTCTGCTTGTGCGGGACGGACGGCTCGTCGCTAGCTTGTTCCGCTCGAGGCGTCCTATTGGCCGCGGGGCTGGGCGCGGGAAGcatcgtcgtggtcgtcgtcgtcggcgtCCTGCTGTGTGCGCTCCTGTTCTTCG TTATGGCGCGAAGGCGCCGTCGACGCGGAGAGACGGCGGCGACCTCCAAAGACGACATCCGCGACAACGTGGTTCATTACGACGACGAGGGCGGCGGCGAGGAAGACACCGGCGCCTTCGACATGGGCGCCCTGCGCGACACTCGCCCGGAACGCGCCCCGACCGACTCGCGCTTCAAAAGCAAGTACGGTCACGGCGTGTTGATGCACCTTTGGAGCGGCGACGATCGGGTCAAGACGCCGGACATCCACCGACAAACGGCCGGCGCCATCTCCCCGGCCGAGGGGCGCTCGCCACCGCTCGCCCGTTTCGGAGCGACTCCGACCAAAAGGGAAGCGGCCCGGGAGGTGGCGGGAGAGCGCGGGAGTCGCGCAAGGTCGGCCTACGACTCGGAAGGTCACGGTTCGCTGGCCAGCTCGCTTTGTTCCCTGGCCCAATCGTGGGCGGTGGACGATTTGGGGGATTTGAGTTCTCTGGGGGACTGGGGGCGCTCCTTGAAATCCTTGGCGGGGATTTTCGGGAGGCCGTCGGAAGAGAGCTGA
- the cyp7a1 gene encoding cytochrome P450 7A1, giving the protein MIISIAMIWAVVVGFCCVLWLAVGIRRRQPREPAVENGFIPYLGCALQFGANPLQFLRSRQKKYGPIFTCKIAGQYIHFLCDPFSYHSVIRQGRHLDWRKFHFDTSVKAFGHDSFDPRKGHTTENLHQTFLKTLQGEALPSLIESMMEHLQDVMLKSNTLSPTKDRWEVDGIFAFCYKVMFESGYLTLFGKDLGEDKGQARLAAQKALVLNALENFKEFDKIFPALVAGLPIHVFKSAYSARENLAKTMHAEKLSRRENVSDLISMRMILNDSLSTFNDLSKARTHVALLWASQANTLPATFWSLFYLIRSPDAMKAAREEVQRVLATTGQTVNPSDPTLSVKREQLDNMPVLDSIIKEAMRLSSASMNVRVAKEDFLLHLDNQDAYRIRKDDVIALYPPMLHYDPEIYEDPYEYKFDRFLDENGQERSTFYRNGRKLRYFCMPFGSGVTKCPGRFFAIHEIKQFLTLVLSYFEMELLDPAIKVPPLDQSRAGLGILQPTYDIDFKYKLKCHF; this is encoded by the exons ATGATCATAAGCATCGCTATGATTTGGGCAGTGGTGGTGGGTTTCTGCTGCGTCCTTTGGTTGGCTGTCGGGATACGACGCAG GCAGCCACGAGAACCGGCGGTGGAAAACGGCTTCATCCCCTACTTGGGCTGCGCTTTGCAATTCGGGGCCAACCCCCTGCAGTTCCTCCGCAGTCGTCAAAAGAAGTACGGCCCCATCTTCACCTGCAAGATCGCCGGCCAGTACATTCACTTCCTGTGCGACCCCTTCTCCTACCACTCGGTCATCCGACAAGGCCGACACCTGGACTGGAGGAAATTCCACTTTGACACGTCGGTCAAG GCGTTTGGTCACGACAGCTTCGACCCTCGGAAAGGCCACACCACGGAAAATCTCCACCAGACTTTTCTGAAGACGCTGCAGGGGGAAGCCCTGCCTTCCCTGATCGAAAGCATGATGGAACACCTCCAAGACGTCATGCTCAAGTCCAACACGCTCAGTCCCACCAAGGATCGATGGGAAGTGGACGGCATATTCGCCTTCTGCTACAAG GTGATGTTCGAATCGGGCTACCTGACCCTGTTCGGGAAAGACCTCGGGGAGGATAAGGGCCAGGCCCGGCTGGCGGCCCAGAAGGCCTTGGTGCTCAACGCCTTGGAGAATTTCAAAGAGTTCGACAAGATCTTCCCAGCCTTGGTGGCCGGCCTGCCCATCCACGTCTTCAAGAGCGCCTACAGCGCCAGGGAG AATCTAGCCAAAACCATGCACGCCGAGAAACTGTCCAGGCGGGAGAACGTCTCGGACCTCATCTCCATGAGGATGATCCTCAACGATTCCTTATCCACCTTCAACGATCTGAGCAAGGCCAGGACTCACGTGGCTCTGCTGTGGGCTTCGCAGGCCAACACTTTGCCTGCCACTTTTTGGAGTCTTTTCTACTTGATTAG GAGTCCGGACGCAATGAAAGCAGCACGTGAGGAGGTCCAGAGAGTTCTGGCCACTACCGGTCAGACGGTTAACCCGAGCGACCCTACGTTGAGCGTGAAAAGGGAGCAGCTGGACAACATGCCCGTTTTAG ACAGCATCATAAAAGAAGCCATGCGTCTGTCCAGCGCGTCCATGAACGTGCGCGTTGCCAAGGAGGACTTTTTACTCCACCTGGACAACCAGGACGCCTACCGCATCAGGAAAGACGACGTCATAGCCCTCTACCCGCCCATGCTGCACTACGACCCGGAGATCTACGAAGACCCCTAC GAGTACAAATTTGACCGCTTCCTGGACGAAAACGGGCAAGAGAGAAGCACTTTCTATCGCAACGGAAGGAAGTTACGCTACTTCTGCATGCCCTTTGGCTCCGGGGTCACCAAATGCCCCGGTCGCTTTTTTGCCATCCACGAAATCAAGCAGTTCTTGACGCTGgttttgtcttattttgaaatggaaCTTCTGGACCCGGCCATCAAAGTCCCACCTCTTGACCAATCGCGTGCCGGGTTAGGGATTCTCCAACCCACCTACGATATTgattttaaatacaaattaaaatgtcacttttaa
- the tmem70 gene encoding transmembrane protein 70, mitochondrial, translated as MFSFNCVFKARVGFIANSLSVSCRASGLGQPKGNPLHTVRRSPLSLKIKLHSLTPRSYLSTGAHPEQETLIYKGSLAAAVRGVKFFSYSTSGASLFLMPQILLKTGIGVQSLALQVAFCGTVAFFTFLTPALLHFLTKGYVVRLYHDSERDTYTAVTYSIFLTEQRTVFHQKQVSVPAVSKMFTTFYADNTGMLVNPDMFSLPRDYNHLMGYDKPFTLKAEYMDRP; from the exons ATGTTTTCTTTCAATTGCGTGTTTAAGGCTCGAGTTGGTTTTATTGCTAATTCTTTGAGTGTATCATGTCGTGCTTCGGGACTCGGACAACCGAAGGGAAATCCTCTCCATACTGTGAGAAGGTCGCCACTTAGCCTGAAAATCAAG CTCCACTCTCTCACGCCACGGTCTTATCTCTCTACCGGCGCTCATCCTGAACAAGAAACACTTATTTACAAGGGCAGTCTTGCGGCCGCCGTTCGCG GGGTCAAGTTCTTTTCCTACAGCACAAGCGGCGCCAGTCTCTTCCTCATGCCGCAGATCCTGTTGAAAACGGGAATCGGGGTGCAGAGCCTGGCCCTCCAAGTGGCGTTCTGCGGCACGGTGGCCTTCTTCACCTTTCTCACGCCCGCTTTGCTCCACTTCCTGACCAAGGGATACGTGGTTCGTCTGTACCACGACTCGGAGCGGGACACCTACACGGCCGTGACCTACAGCATCTTCCTGACCGAGCAAAGGACGGTGTTTCATCAGAAGCAGGTCAGTGTTCCAGCCGTCAGCAAGATGTTCACCACCTTCTACGCCGACAACACGGGGATGCTGGTCAACCCGGATATGTTCTCGCTTCCTCGGGATTACAACCACCTCATGGGTTACGATAAACCCTTCACTTTAAAAGCAGAATATATGGATAGACCGTAG